From Panicum hallii strain FIL2 chromosome 2, PHallii_v3.1, whole genome shotgun sequence, a single genomic window includes:
- the LOC112881491 gene encoding pentatricopeptide repeat-containing protein At1g74600, chloroplastic: MPPPRPRLPVSAPPAPARALYSSSSSAAARAHNPLDGMPRRGAADRLAHLPPALAGFVRARAAGAAASVPCRFSYGNSLAACAASAAPLAFAEQLYCAAWKDGVSRDAYVCSAAVDLLAKHGRLEDALRAFEDGDRSSVVCWNAAISGAVRNGEPALGVEMFIEMVRRSSCGPNSFTYSGALSACAAGVELGVGRAVHGMVLRGDPEYDVFVGTSIINMYVKCGEMGAAMNEFWRMPIRNVVSWTTAIAGFVQLEEPTSAMLLLREMVQSGVVINKYTATSILLACSQMSMIREASQVHGMIMKTELYLDHVVKEALISTYANIGAIQLCEKVFQEVGTVSNRSIWSAFISAVSSHSLQRSILLLRRMLCQGLRPNDKCYASVFSFVDAIELGKQLHSLVIKDGFVQAVLVGTALSTMYSKCNDLKDSYKVFEEMQERDEVSWTSMVAGFATHGHSVEAFQVFRNMIVDGFTPHDMSLRAILSACNIPECLLKGKEVHGHVLRVYGGTTSINHCLVSMYSKCQDVQTARRIFDATQSKDQVMLSSMISGYAANSFSEEAISLFQLMLTSGFQIDRFVCSSIISICADMARPFYGKLLHGYAAKVGILSDLSVSSALLKLYSKSGNLDESRKVFDEISDPDLVTWTAIIDGYAQHGSSQDALMMFDLMIRCGVKPDPVVLVSVLSACGRNGLVEEGFKYFNSMRTVYGVEPVLHHYCCIVDLLGRSGRLAEAKSFIESMPVKPDLMVWSTLLAACRVHGDAVLGRFVENKIHEENYDSGCFATLSNIRANSGDWEGVMEIRKSVKDVKKEPGWSML; encoded by the coding sequence ATGCCCCCACCGCGGCCCCGCCTCCCCGTCTCAGCCCCACCTGCCCCCGCCCGCGCGCTCtactcgtcctcctcctccgctgccgCGCGCGCCCACAACCCGCTCGACGGAATgccgcgccgcggcgccgcggACCGCCTCGCGCACCTCCCCCCCGCGCTCGCGGGCTTcgtccgcgcgcgcgccgcgggtGCGGCGGCCTCCGTTCCCTGCAGGTTCTCCTACGGGAACTCCCTCGCAGcctgcgccgcctccgccgcgccgctcgccttcGCCGAGCAGCTCTACTGCGCCGCCTGGAAGGACGGGGTCTCGCGGGACGCCTACGTCTGCAGCGCCGCGGTCGACCTTCTCGCGAAGCACGGCCGCCTGGAGGACGCGCTGCGGGCGTTCGAGGACGGGGACCGCAGCAGCGTGGTCTGCTGGAACGCGGCCATCTCCGGGGCGGTGCGTAACGGTGAGCCCGCTCTCGGTGTAGAGATGTTCATTGAAATGGTGAGGAGGTCCTCTTGTGGGCCGAACTCATTCACGTATTCCGGGGCTCtcagcgcgtgcgcggcgggcGTAGAGTTGGGGGTTGGGAGGGCGGTGCATGGCATGGTGCTCCGTGGTGATCCCGAGTATGATGTCTTTGTTGGGACATCCATCATTAACATGTACGTGAAATGCGGTGAGATGGGTGCTGCCATGAATGAGTTCTGGAGGATGCCTATCCGGAATGTGGTTTCATGGACAACTGCGATCGCTGGTTTTGTGCAGTTGGAAGAGCCAACAAGTGCCATGCTACTGCTCAGGGAAATGGTGCAGAGTGGCGTGGTGATTAACAAATATACTGCTACGAGCATATTGCTCGCCTGCTCTCAGATGTCCATGATACGGGAGGCTAGCCAGGTGCATGGCATGATTATGAAGACTGAGCTGTACTTGGATCATGTTGTGAAGGAGGCTTTGATTTCCACATATGCAAACATTGGGGCTATTCAGCTGTGTGAGAAGGTGTTTCAAGAAGTTGGCACAGTTAGCAACAGAAGCATCTGGTCGGCTTTCATATCCGCGGTTAGCAGCCATAGCCTACAAAGATCAATTCTGCTGTTAAGGAGGATGCTATGTCAGGGCCTGAGACCGAATGACAAATGCTATGCTTCTGTTTTCAGTTTTGTCGATGCAATTGAGCTTGGCAAGCAGCTGCATTCATTGGTCATAAAGGATGGGTTTGTTCAGGCTGTTCTTGTGGGAACTGCACTTTCCACCATGTACTCCAAATGTAATGATTTGAAGGATAGCTACAAGGTTTTTGAAGAGATGCAGGAACGGGATGAAGTGTCATGGACATCAATGGTTGCTGGTTTTGCAACTCACGGTCATTCGGTTGAGGCATTCCAGGTGTTTAGGAATATGATTGTTGATGGTTTTACACCACATGATATGTCCTTACGTGCCATTCTTTCAGCCTGTAATATACCAGAGTGTTTGCTCAAAGGAAAGGAAGTTCATGGACATGTCCTTCGTGTCTATGGAGGAACCACGTCCATTAACCATTGCCTTGTTTCTATGTATTCCAAATGTCAAGATGTACAAACAGCTCGAAGAATTTTTGATGCCACTCAATCCAAAGACCAGGTCATGTTATCTTCAATGATATCTGGATACGCTGCAAATAGTTTTAGTGAGGAGGCAATCTCATTGTTTCAGCTGATGTTGACATCTGGTTTTCAGATAGATAGATTTGTATGCTCATCAATTATTAGCATCTGTGCTGACATGGCAAGACCATTCTATGGTAAACTATTACATGGGTATGCAGCGAAAGTAGGCATACTATCTGACCTGTCTGTGAGCAGTGCACTTCTGAAGCTATACTCGAAAAGTGGCAACCTGGATGAGTCTCGTAAAGTTTTTGATGAAATAAGTGATCCGGATTTGGTTACTTGGACAGCTATAATTGATGGATATGCTCAGCATGGAAGCAGTCAGGATGCTTTGATGATGTTTGATTTGATGATTAGATGTGGAGTAAAACCAGACCCTGTCGTACTTGTGAGTGTTTTGTCTGCTTGTGGCCGTAATGGTTTGGTTGAAGAAGGCTTCAAATATTTTAATTCAATGAGAACTGTGTATGGGGTTGAGCCAGTATTGCATCACTACTGCTGTATTGTTGATTTACTTGGTCGATCTGGGAGGCTTGCAGAGGCAAAAAGTTTTATTGAGAGTATGCCTGTAAAACCTGACTTGATGGTGTGGAGCACGCTGCTTGCTGCTTGCAGAGTTCATGGTGATGCTGTACTTGGACGTTTTGTAGAAAATAAGATCCATGAAGAAAATTATGATTCAGGGTGTTTTGCTACTCTATCAAACATTCGAGCAAATTCGGGAGACTGGGAAGGAGTAATGGAAATAAGAAAATCAGTCAAGGATGTGAAGAAAGAACCTGGATGGAGTATGTTGTAA
- the LOC112880678 gene encoding uncharacterized protein LOC112880678, with translation MFPMASSSSSPPPLSLIVLRTLPCRPVVLSRQKKPLPSPKSGRLAVAGAEQRLLRLTETGRWRRSYRRGGRFPCFSYNANNRSPSPSDKSSDEWPILRRWDVPWEWQTVMLTMVGCGVSFVLTGLVEQSALQYVGFKAVEATIDEKTEILFLGQLSVTVVLLGVIFGITNTFRPFPDDVFRYDIKEPFKLQNGWLLWAGVGLFVAVISIALAGAAMTYLNGETPERETDSLVLLLPLIGSSTTSTAFLVGITGVLAPLLEETVFRGFLMMSLTKWFPTPVCVLVSAAVFALAHLTPGQFPQLFLLGVTLGFSYAQTRNLLTPITIHAFWNSGVILLLTFLQLQGYDIKELLGAS, from the exons ATGTTTCCGATGGCGTCCtcatcgtcgtcgccgccgccgctctcacTTATCGTCCTCCGGACGCTCCCGTGCAGACCCGTCGTCCTCTCGAGACAGAAGAAGCCACTTCCCTCGCCAAAATCTGGCCGCTTAGCAGttgcaggagcagagcagcgatTGCTGCGGTTGACGGAGACCGgccggtggaggaggagctatAGGAGGGGCGGACGCTTTCCGTGTTTCTCCTATAACGCCAATAACAGGAGTCCCTCTCCTTCGGATAAG AGTTCTGACGAGTGGCCAATCCTTCGCCGGTGGGATGTGCCATGGGAGTGGCAAACTGTTATGCTCACCATGGTAGGCTGTGGAGTAAG CTTTGTTTTGACAGGATTGGTTGAGCAATCCGCTTTGCAATACGTGGGGTTTAAAGCTGTGGAGGCAACTATAGATGAGAAGACAGAAATATTATTTCTTGGGCAACT TAGCGTGACAGTAGTTCTGCTTGGCGTTATATTTGGCATCACCAATACGTTTCGACCATTCCCAGATGATGTATTTCGTTATG ATATTAAAGAACCGTTCAAGCTGCAGAATGGATGGCTTTTGTGGGCTGGAGTTGGCCTCTTTGTGGCAGTGATTTCTATTGCTTTAGCAGGAGCTGCTATGACCTATCTGAATGGTGAAACTCCAGAGAGAGAG ACTGATTCACTAGTTCTTTTATTGCCCCTGATTGGCTCATCCACTACTAG CACTGCCTTTTTGGTGGGAATTACTGGAGTTCTGGCACCACTTCTGGAGGAGACCGTGTTTCGAGGATTTCTAATGATGTCCttgactaagtg GTTTCCTACTCCAGTTTGTGTACTTGTCAGTGCTGCTGTATTCGCCCTTGCTCATCTGACTCCTGGACAATTTCCACAGCTATTTTTACTTG GTGTTACACTAGGGTTTTCGTATGCTCAAACCCGCAATCTTCTAACTCCTATTACAATACACGCATTTTGGAACTCAGGAGTAATATTGCTGCTAACCTTTCTTCAG CTGCAAGGATATGATATCAAGGAGCTGTTGGGGGCATCGTGA
- the LOC112881493 gene encoding protein FEZ-like gives MDERSDMDKSDEVLLPGFRFHPTDEELVGFYLKRKIQQKPLSIELIRQLDIYKYDPWDLPKLASSGEKELYFYCPRDRKYRNSARPNRVTGAGFWKATGTDRPIYSSEGTKCIGLKKSLVFYKGRAAKGIKTDWMMHEYRMPSLNDPSLPKTPKDKNIPANDAWAICRIFKKPSSVAQRVLSHSWSPQSMATTEPELLSALQSIQASHFALESSSCSPNQFNSQHCLQGRQQQKLNSSQDGSSCKIINFNRSPSSTQLSEKDNHSSTIILPFETQSLQKSSAVTSVLLSMAPGIVNSMNEALPNSEMEQLEPSYGYTADWGIDTNGGVENKDDDPYSRKPSNGFSSGIECGSQRKIKFPFDLEVDSPDDWTSSMPCDSIPCPPPPTEMSNSSSTEKYYA, from the exons ATGGATGAGAGATCTGATATGGACAAGTCAGATGAGGTCCTTCTTCCTGGTTTTCGGTTCCATCCTACAGATGAAGAGCTCGTCGGCTTCTATCTCAAGCGAAAGATTCAGCAAAAACCTCTGTCCATAGAGCTCATCAGGCAGTTGGACATCTACAAGTATGATCCATGGGATCTCCCAA AGCTTGCAAGCTCCGGGGAGAAAGAATTGTACTTTTACTGCCCAAGGGACAGGAAGTATCGGAACAGTGCTAGACCAAATAGAGTCACAGGAGCTGGATTCTGGAAAGCAACAGGAACAGATAGGCCCATATACTCTTCCGAAGGAACCAAGTGCATAGGCCTGAAGAAGTCACTTGTCTTTTATAAAGGGAGAGCAGCAAAAGGGATCAAGACAGATTGGATGATGCATGAGTACAGGATGCCTTCACTCAATGATCCCTCACTTCCTAAAACACCAAAAGACAAAAATATTCCAGCCAAT GATGCCTGGGCTATTTGCAGGATATTTAAAAAGCCTAGCTCTGTGGCACAAAGAGTGTTGTCTCACTCCTGGAGTCCTCAATCAATGGCAACGACAGAGCCAGAGCTGCTATCAGCTTTGCAGTCCATACAAGCTTCCCATTTTGCTTTGGAAAGCTCCTCTTGCTCACCAAATCAATTCAACAGCCAACATTGTTTGCAGGGACGGCAGCAGCAGAAGCTTAACAGTTCACAAGACGGCTCTTCATGTAAAATCATTAACTTCAACCGCAGTCCATCTTCAACTCAACTGTCAGAGAAAGACAACCATAGCAGTACAATCATCTTGCCATTTGAAACACAATCACTGCAGAAATCATCAGCTGTCACATCCGTGCTTCTAAGTATGGCCCCTGGAATAGTCAATAGCATGAATGAAGCTTTGCCAAACTCAGAGATGGAGCAGCTTGAACCATCCTATGGATACACGGCTGATTGGGGTATAGACACAAATGGAGGTGTTGAAAATAAAGATGATGACCCATATTCAAGAAAACCTAGTAATGGATTCAGTTCAGGCATTGAGTGCGGAAGTCAAcgaaaaataaaatttccatTTGATTTAGAGGTGGATTCACCAGATGATTGGACCAGCAGCATGCCATGTGATTCTATCCCTTGTCCCCCACCTCCCACAGAAATGTCGAATAGCAGCTCCACAGAAAAATATTATGCATAA